A section of the Humulus lupulus chromosome 2, drHumLupu1.1, whole genome shotgun sequence genome encodes:
- the LOC133816942 gene encoding pentatricopeptide repeat-containing protein At3g26630, chloroplastic yields MLPCLSHTPQPLGLGLGHGHGPIRNSQEAFTLLQNCTSFRHLRQIHATIIRAGLSNDQLLLSKLIHLCCSSFGQIDYASRLFNHIPQPLTITWNFVIRSYNSNGCSHQALLLFKLMVSRGFAPDKFTFPFVIKACVSSSAFRLAQVVHGLAIKTGFSNDVFLQNNLMDCYFNFGHAFCACRVFENMPVRNVVSWTTMVSGLVDSGDLAAARAVFEQMPTKNVVSWTAMIDGYAKNQQPEQAFQLFRRMQSENVMPNEFTLVSLLKACTELGSLNLGRWIHDFALKNGFKLEVYLGTALIDMYSKCGSLEDARKVFDKMQKKSLATWNSMITSLGVYGFGEEALALFAEMEMNNVQPDAITFVGVLCACVQTNNLNEGRKYFEYMSKRYGISPIPEHYSCMIELYSRADMMEEVDTLSNAMR; encoded by the coding sequence ATGCTACCATGCCTTTCCCATACTCCTCAACCCCTTGGGCTTGGGCTTGGCCATGGCCATGGTCCCATAAGAAACTCTCAAGAAGCTTTCACCTTACTCCAAAACTGCACCAGTTTCAGGCACCTTAGGCAAATCCACGCCACCATCATCCGGGCAGGTCTTTCCAATGACCAACTCCTCCTTAGCAAATTGATTCACCTATGCTGCTCTTCCTTTGGCCAAATTGACTATGCATCTCGTTTGTTCAATCACATTCCTCAACCCCTCACCATTACTTGGAATTTCGTTATTAGATCTTATAACTCCAATGGCTGCTCCCACCAAGCCCTGCTCCTCTTTAAGCTCATGGTATCTAGAGGTTTTGCTCCTGATAAGTTCACCTTTCCCTTTGTTATCAAAGCTTGTGTGTCTTCCTCTGCTTTCCGCCTTGCCCAAGTTGTCCATGGACTAGCTATCAAGACTGGTTTCTCTAATGATGTGTTTCTGCAAAATAACTTGATGGATTGTTACTTTAACTTTGGTCACGCGTTCTGTGCCTGCAGGGTGTTTGAAAATATGCCTGTGAGAAATGTGGTTTCTTGGACTACCATGGTTAGTGGTTTGGTTGATTCTGGCGACTTAGCTGCTGCTAGAGCGGTTTTCGAGCAAATGCCAACCAAAAATGTTGTGTCCTGGACAGCAATGATCGATGGTTATGCTAAGAATCAACAACCAGAGCAGGCATTTCAACTCTTTAGGAGAATGCAGTCTGAAAACGTTATGCCTAATGAATTCACACTGGTGAGCTTGTTGAAAGCCTGTACTGAATTGGGGAGCTTGAACTTGGGTAGATGGATTCATGATTTTGCTCTCAAGAATGGGTTTAAGCTAGAGGTTTATCTTGGTACAGCTCTGATTGACATGTACAGCAAATGTGGTAGCTTAGAGGATGCAAGGAAAGTGTTTGATAAGATGCAAAAAAAGAGCTTGGCTACTTGGAATTCGATGATCACTAGCTTAGGCGTGTACGGGTTTGGAGAAGAAGCTCTTGCTCTTTTTGCAGAAATGGAGATGAACAATGTACAGCCAGATGCAATTACATTTGTAGGTGTGTTATGTGCTTGTGTGCAAACAAATAATCTCAATGAAGGTCGTAAGTACTTTGAGTATATGAGTAAACGTTATGGTATATCTCCCATTCCAGAACACTACTCTTGCATGATTGAACTGTATAGCCGTGCAGATATGATGGAAGAAGTAGACACATTATCGAACGCCATGCGATGA
- the LOC133816940 gene encoding acetyl-coenzyme A synthetase, chloroplastic/glyoxysomal-like isoform X2, with translation MALELAHIFCYKLVKVQTRARAEVASSLISKFNSYYSINKTKKERRFVSRNWENRSNNDIGAINHVRNSSGAGKIHRLNGVILGEVLASEENDLVFPTDEFSQQAHVPSPQKYLEMYKRSIEDPAGFWSEFASQFYWKQKWEDSVYSENLDVSKGRVNIEWFKGGVTNICYNCLDRNVEAGLGDKVALYWEGNNTGFDDSLTYFQLLHRVCQLANYLKDMGVQKGDAVVIYLPMLLELPITMLACARIGAVHSVVFAGVSAESLAQRIIDCKPKVVVTCNAVKRGPKIIHLKDIVDAALVESAKTGIPIDACLVYENQLAMKREVTKLQDGRDVWWQDVIPKYPTHCAVEWVDAEDPLFLLYTSGSTGKPKGVLHTTGGYMVYTATTFKYAFDYKPSDIYWCTADCGWITGHSYVTYGPLLNGATSIVFEGAPNYPDSGRCWDIVDKYKVTIFYTAPTLVRSLMRDGDEYVIRYSRKSLRILGSAGEPINPSAWRWFYNVVGESRCPISDTWWQTETGGFMITPLPGAWPQKPGSATFPFFGVKPVIVDEKGVEIEGECSGYLCVKGSWPGAFRTLYGDHEQYETTYFKPFTGYYFTGDGCRRDKDGYHWLTGRVDDVINVSGHRIGTAEVESALVSHPKCAEAAVVGIEHEVSLTVKNYERVSSLL, from the exons ATGGCATTGGAATTAGCCCAcattttttgctataaattgGTCAAAGTTCAAACTCGGGCCAGGGCCGAAGTCGCTTCTTcactaatctcaaaattcaatTCCTATTATtccattaataaaacaaaaaaggagAGGAGATTTGTGAGTCGGAATTGGGAAAATCGTAGCAATAACGATATCGGAGCAATCAATCATGTTCGCAATTCTTCCGGCGCCGGAAAAATCCACCGTTTGAACGGTGTCATTCTCGGCGAGGTATTAGCTTCTGAGGAAAATGATCTCGTCTTTCCAACCGATGAATTCTCCCAACAGGCTCATGTTCCTTCTCCGCAAAAG TACCTGGAGATGTACAAAAGATCGATCGAGGATCCCGCTGGGTTTTGGTCGGAGTTTGCGTCTCAATTCTACTGGAAACAGAAATGGGAGGATAGTGTTTACTCGGAGAATCTCGATGTCAGCAAAGGAAGAGTCAACATTGAG TGGTTCAAGGGAGGTGTTACCAACATTTGTTACAACTGTTTGGATAGAAATGTGGAAGCTGGACTTGGTGACAAAGTTGCCTTGTACTGGGAAGGCAATAACACTGGATTTGATGACTCTTTAACTTACTTTCAACTTCTCCACAGAGTTTGCCAG CTTGCAAATTATTTGAAAGATATGGGAGTTCAAAAGGGTGATGCTGTTGTCATTTACTTACCCATGCTATTGGAACTTCCCATCACAATGCTAGCATGTGCTCGCATTGGTGCTGTTCATTCG GTTGTTTTCGCCGGAGTTTCTGCAGAATCTCTTGCTCAGAGAATCATTGATTGCAAACCAAAAGTTGTTGTCACTTGCAATGCTGTTAAAAGGGGTCCTAAGATCATTCATCTCAAAGATATAGTGGATGCGGCCCTTGTGGAATCTGCCAAAACTGGCATCCCCATAG ATGCATGCCTTGTCTACGAAAATCAATTGGCTATGAAGAGGGAAGTTACTAAATTGCAAGATGGAAGAGATGTATGGTGGCAG GACGTCATTCCTAAATATCCAACTCATTGTGCAGTGGAGTGGGTTGATGCTGAGGATCCATTGTTTCTGCTATACACTAGTGGGAGCACTGGAAAACCTAAG GGGGTTCTCCATACAACTGGAGGATATATGGTGTATACTGCAACAACATTCAAATACGCATTTGACTATAAACCGTCTGATATATACTG gtGTACAGCTGACTGTGGTTGGATTACTGGGCACAGCTATGTCACATATGGACCACTGCTCAATGGAGCAACTTCAATAGTTTTTGAAGGG GCTCCTAATTATCCTGATTCGGGACGCTGTTGGGACATCGTAGATAAATACAAAGTTACAATATTTTACACTGCCCCCACATTGGTGCGGTCCCTCATGCGTGATGGTGATGAG TATGTAATTCGCTACTCAAGAAAATCCTTACGGATCCTTGGCAGTGCTGGTGAACCTATCAATCCAAGTGCATGGAG GTGGTTTTACAATGTGGTTGGAGAGTCAAGGTGCCCTATTTCTGATACATGGTGGCAAACTGAAACTGGTGGCTTCATG ATTACTCCGTTACCTGGTGCCTGGCCTCAGAAGCCTGGATCTGCAACCTTTCCTTTCTTTGGAGTTAAG CCCGTTATAGTAGATGAGAAAGGTGTTGAGATTGAAGGGGAGTGCAGTGGATATTTGTGTGTGAAAGGCTCTTGGCCTGGAGCGTTCCGAACCCTCTATGGTGACCATGAGCAATATGAAACCACTTACTTTAAGCCTTTCACTGGTTATTACTTCACTGGTGATGGCTGCAGAAG GGACAAGGATGGATACCACTGGCTTACAGGAAGAGTTGATGATGTTATAAATGTCAG TGGACATCGTATTGGTACAGCAGAAGTTGAATCTGCTCTGGTTTCACATCCCAAGTGTGCAGAAGCTGCTGTGGTTGGTATTGAGCATGAG GTGAGCCTTACAGTGAAGAACTACGAAAGAGTCTCATCCTTACTGTAA
- the LOC133816940 gene encoding acetyl-coenzyme A synthetase, chloroplastic/glyoxysomal-like isoform X1, with translation MALELAHIFCYKLVKVQTRARAEVASSLISKFNSYYSINKTKKERRFVSRNWENRSNNDIGAINHVRNSSGAGKIHRLNGVILGEVLASEENDLVFPTDEFSQQAHVPSPQKYLEMYKRSIEDPAGFWSEFASQFYWKQKWEDSVYSENLDVSKGRVNIEWFKGGVTNICYNCLDRNVEAGLGDKVALYWEGNNTGFDDSLTYFQLLHRVCQLANYLKDMGVQKGDAVVIYLPMLLELPITMLACARIGAVHSVVFAGVSAESLAQRIIDCKPKVVVTCNAVKRGPKIIHLKDIVDAALVESAKTGIPIDACLVYENQLAMKREVTKLQDGRDVWWQDVIPKYPTHCAVEWVDAEDPLFLLYTSGSTGKPKGVLHTTGGYMVYTATTFKYAFDYKPSDIYWCTADCGWITGHSYVTYGPLLNGATSIVFEGAPNYPDSGRCWDIVDKYKVTIFYTAPTLVRSLMRDGDEYVIRYSRKSLRILGSAGEPINPSAWRWFYNVVGESRCPISDTWWQTETGGFMITPLPGAWPQKPGSATFPFFGVKPVIVDEKGVEIEGECSGYLCVKGSWPGAFRTLYGDHEQYETTYFKPFTGYYFTGDGCRRDKDGYHWLTGRVDDVINVSGHRIGTAEVESALVSHPKCAEAAVVGIEHEVKGQSIYAFVTLVVGEPYSEELRKSLILTVRKQIGAFAAPDRIHWAPGLPKTRSGKIMRRILRKIASGQLEELGDMSTLADPYVVEQLISLSNC, from the exons ATGGCATTGGAATTAGCCCAcattttttgctataaattgGTCAAAGTTCAAACTCGGGCCAGGGCCGAAGTCGCTTCTTcactaatctcaaaattcaatTCCTATTATtccattaataaaacaaaaaaggagAGGAGATTTGTGAGTCGGAATTGGGAAAATCGTAGCAATAACGATATCGGAGCAATCAATCATGTTCGCAATTCTTCCGGCGCCGGAAAAATCCACCGTTTGAACGGTGTCATTCTCGGCGAGGTATTAGCTTCTGAGGAAAATGATCTCGTCTTTCCAACCGATGAATTCTCCCAACAGGCTCATGTTCCTTCTCCGCAAAAG TACCTGGAGATGTACAAAAGATCGATCGAGGATCCCGCTGGGTTTTGGTCGGAGTTTGCGTCTCAATTCTACTGGAAACAGAAATGGGAGGATAGTGTTTACTCGGAGAATCTCGATGTCAGCAAAGGAAGAGTCAACATTGAG TGGTTCAAGGGAGGTGTTACCAACATTTGTTACAACTGTTTGGATAGAAATGTGGAAGCTGGACTTGGTGACAAAGTTGCCTTGTACTGGGAAGGCAATAACACTGGATTTGATGACTCTTTAACTTACTTTCAACTTCTCCACAGAGTTTGCCAG CTTGCAAATTATTTGAAAGATATGGGAGTTCAAAAGGGTGATGCTGTTGTCATTTACTTACCCATGCTATTGGAACTTCCCATCACAATGCTAGCATGTGCTCGCATTGGTGCTGTTCATTCG GTTGTTTTCGCCGGAGTTTCTGCAGAATCTCTTGCTCAGAGAATCATTGATTGCAAACCAAAAGTTGTTGTCACTTGCAATGCTGTTAAAAGGGGTCCTAAGATCATTCATCTCAAAGATATAGTGGATGCGGCCCTTGTGGAATCTGCCAAAACTGGCATCCCCATAG ATGCATGCCTTGTCTACGAAAATCAATTGGCTATGAAGAGGGAAGTTACTAAATTGCAAGATGGAAGAGATGTATGGTGGCAG GACGTCATTCCTAAATATCCAACTCATTGTGCAGTGGAGTGGGTTGATGCTGAGGATCCATTGTTTCTGCTATACACTAGTGGGAGCACTGGAAAACCTAAG GGGGTTCTCCATACAACTGGAGGATATATGGTGTATACTGCAACAACATTCAAATACGCATTTGACTATAAACCGTCTGATATATACTG gtGTACAGCTGACTGTGGTTGGATTACTGGGCACAGCTATGTCACATATGGACCACTGCTCAATGGAGCAACTTCAATAGTTTTTGAAGGG GCTCCTAATTATCCTGATTCGGGACGCTGTTGGGACATCGTAGATAAATACAAAGTTACAATATTTTACACTGCCCCCACATTGGTGCGGTCCCTCATGCGTGATGGTGATGAG TATGTAATTCGCTACTCAAGAAAATCCTTACGGATCCTTGGCAGTGCTGGTGAACCTATCAATCCAAGTGCATGGAG GTGGTTTTACAATGTGGTTGGAGAGTCAAGGTGCCCTATTTCTGATACATGGTGGCAAACTGAAACTGGTGGCTTCATG ATTACTCCGTTACCTGGTGCCTGGCCTCAGAAGCCTGGATCTGCAACCTTTCCTTTCTTTGGAGTTAAG CCCGTTATAGTAGATGAGAAAGGTGTTGAGATTGAAGGGGAGTGCAGTGGATATTTGTGTGTGAAAGGCTCTTGGCCTGGAGCGTTCCGAACCCTCTATGGTGACCATGAGCAATATGAAACCACTTACTTTAAGCCTTTCACTGGTTATTACTTCACTGGTGATGGCTGCAGAAG GGACAAGGATGGATACCACTGGCTTACAGGAAGAGTTGATGATGTTATAAATGTCAG TGGACATCGTATTGGTACAGCAGAAGTTGAATCTGCTCTGGTTTCACATCCCAAGTGTGCAGAAGCTGCTGTGGTTGGTATTGAGCATGAG GTGAAAGGGCAGTCTATATATGCATTTGTTACTCTGGTTGTAGGTGAGCCTTACAGTGAAGAACTACGAAAGAGTCTCATCCTTACTGTAAGAAAGCAG ATAGGAGCGTTTGCCGCACCAGACAGGATCCACTGGGCGCCTGGGCTTCCAAAGACAAGAAGTGGAAAGATTATGAGGAGGATTCTGAGAAAAATTGCTTCTGGTCAGTTAGAGGAGCTTGGAGACATGAGCACACTTGCAGACCCTTATGTAGTCGAACAGCTCATTTCACTTTCCAATTGCTGA